The Saccharomonospora glauca K62 genome has a segment encoding these proteins:
- a CDS encoding CsbD family protein, giving the protein MAGGDKQEGIKGAVEDLKGRAKETAGTFLGNDEMEREGSAQQEKGSAQQAAAEKQEQAQQAQREAKEAEERERRQQ; this is encoded by the coding sequence ATGGCCGGCGGCGACAAGCAAGAAGGCATCAAGGGAGCGGTCGAGGACCTCAAGGGACGCGCGAAAGAGACCGCGGGCACTTTCCTCGGCAATGACGAGATGGAACGCGAAGGCAGCGCGCAGCAGGAGAAGGGCAGCGCGCAGCAGGCGGCCGCCGAGAAGCAGGAACAGGCCCAGCAGGCCCAGCGGGAAGCGAAGGAAGCCGAGGAGCGCGAACGTCGCCAACAGTAG
- a CDS encoding DLW-39 family protein: MKKLLALAVVVGGVFFLIKRNRDAKAEADLWREATAPTERPANGVSPNGSAPAKAGSDAASKN; encoded by the coding sequence GTGAAGAAGCTGTTGGCACTCGCGGTTGTCGTGGGCGGCGTGTTCTTCCTGATCAAGCGCAACAGGGACGCGAAGGCCGAGGCGGACCTGTGGCGTGAAGCCACCGCGCCGACCGAGCGTCCGGCGAACGGTGTCTCCCCGAACGGCAGCGCGCCGGCGAAGGCCGGCTCGGACGCCGCGAGCAAGAACTGA